A DNA window from Maribellus comscasis contains the following coding sequences:
- a CDS encoding phosphatase PAP2 family protein codes for MKRLFYDNRYFFIPYLLFVILCTILLILFTKTDLHILSNEANSPFFDIFFKYATYFGDGAVIALLSLILLFVKFRYALIFLTGSLATALIVNLFKKVVFHEMYRPSKYFELYESYKLHLVEGVKLHSLQSFPSGHTATAFNLFLMIALMVKNNFLKFIFFILAALVAYSRVYISQHFLVDITAGSIIGVMLIVLTWLWFEKFDKQWLNRSFIRRSGD; via the coding sequence ATGAAGAGACTATTTTATGATAACCGTTACTTTTTTATTCCTTACTTGCTTTTTGTAATTCTGTGTACCATATTATTGATTTTATTTACAAAAACAGACCTTCATATTTTATCCAATGAAGCAAATTCTCCCTTTTTCGATATTTTCTTTAAATACGCAACTTATTTTGGCGACGGGGCAGTGATTGCACTCCTTTCTCTTATTTTACTGTTCGTCAAATTCAGATATGCCCTGATATTCCTAACAGGCAGCCTGGCAACTGCTTTAATTGTAAATCTATTTAAAAAGGTTGTTTTTCACGAAATGTATCGTCCTTCAAAATATTTTGAATTGTATGAAAGCTACAAACTTCATTTGGTTGAAGGAGTGAAGTTACACTCGTTGCAAAGCTTCCCTTCCGGCCACACAGCCACTGCTTTTAACCTGTTCTTAATGATAGCATTAATGGTCAAAAACAATTTTCTAAAGTTTATATTCTTTATATTAGCGGCACTAGTAGCTTATTCACGCGTGTATATTTCACAACATTTTCTTGTCGATATCACTGCTGGTTCAATAATTGGAGTCATGTTAATTGTACTAACCTGGTTGTGGTTTGAAAAATTTGACAAACAATGGTTAAACCGCTCTTTTATCCGACGCTCAGGAGACTAA
- a CDS encoding aldo/keto reductase translates to MEKIKMNRRKFVGALSLGTAHLLFSNPIYAGVSQLSSMDPLQKVKLGNSGLETTLLGVGTGVHASNRTSYLTRQEDEKSLALLRHAYEKGFRNFDCADTYGTHGMMAKVLPEMNREEITITSKIWVRGGGIPETERPDADVVVERFRKELNTDYIDLVQIHCMVDENWTETQKKQMDILENLKSKGIIRAHGVSVHSLDAMKDALESPWVDVIHVRINPYGIAMDKPDPEEVVEVIHKLHKAGKGIIGMKLVGNGQLRNDSKKIDNSLRFVLGLGSVDMMIVGFEEKEQIDNYLERVEKALKETRS, encoded by the coding sequence ATGGAAAAGATAAAAATGAATCGCCGAAAATTTGTTGGTGCTTTATCACTTGGAACAGCACATCTTTTATTCTCAAACCCAATATACGCCGGAGTTTCGCAACTTTCCTCGATGGATCCACTGCAAAAAGTAAAACTTGGAAACTCGGGACTGGAAACTACTTTACTCGGCGTTGGAACAGGAGTTCACGCATCAAACAGAACCTCGTATTTAACCCGGCAGGAAGACGAAAAAAGCCTTGCATTGCTGAGACATGCGTACGAAAAAGGATTTAGAAATTTTGATTGTGCCGACACTTACGGGACACACGGAATGATGGCAAAAGTTCTTCCTGAAATGAACAGGGAGGAAATAACAATTACTTCTAAAATCTGGGTTCGTGGAGGTGGAATTCCGGAAACAGAAAGACCTGATGCTGATGTGGTTGTTGAACGGTTTCGAAAAGAATTAAATACCGATTATATTGATTTGGTTCAAATTCATTGTATGGTTGATGAAAACTGGACCGAAACACAGAAAAAACAAATGGATATTCTGGAGAATTTAAAGTCTAAAGGAATAATCCGCGCTCACGGCGTTTCCGTTCACTCGCTCGATGCAATGAAAGATGCATTGGAAAGTCCCTGGGTTGACGTTATTCATGTTCGGATCAATCCTTACGGAATAGCTATGGATAAACCGGATCCGGAGGAAGTAGTGGAGGTAATCCACAAATTACACAAGGCCGGCAAAGGAATTATCGGCATGAAACTGGTTGGTAACGGACAATTAAGGAACGATAGTAAAAAAATTGACAATTCGCTTCGTTTTGTTCTGGGACTGGGAAGTGTTGATATGATGATTGTAGGATTTGAAGAAAAAGAGCAAATTGACAATTATCTGGAAAGAGTTGAAAAAGCACTAAAAGAAACGAGAAGTTAA
- a CDS encoding pirin family protein: MEEPILRIQKLGFPWVTQDPFLFCVHHLDYYPKGNDKLGPDASLHGRNLGNDFVIKDGWRMYHGTEIPGFPVHPHRGFETITFVTKGMVDHSDSNGAAGRYGERDVQWMTAGSGLQHSEMFPLLKKNETNTLELFQIWLNLPGEKKFVKPAYKMLWGEEIPIIELADENHKKTSVDIIAGKIGNISAPEPTPDSWACNDENEVAIWQITMDENASWKIPVSKEKINRTLYFFEGDVIHLNNKKVESNHLLELDSTQEITIHNGNISGRLLLLQGKPINEPVVQYGPFVMNSEQEIKQAFSDYKKTQFGGWPWPETGMVHGRERGRFAKMENGEEIQKD; encoded by the coding sequence ATGGAAGAACCAATTTTACGAATTCAAAAATTAGGTTTTCCCTGGGTGACACAGGATCCATTTCTTTTTTGTGTCCATCACCTCGATTATTACCCCAAAGGAAATGATAAACTTGGTCCTGATGCTTCCCTTCATGGAAGAAATTTAGGAAATGACTTTGTCATAAAAGATGGCTGGCGAATGTATCACGGAACAGAAATTCCAGGTTTTCCGGTTCACCCGCACCGAGGTTTTGAAACCATTACTTTTGTTACGAAAGGTATGGTAGACCACTCCGACTCAAACGGAGCAGCGGGCAGATACGGCGAGCGCGATGTACAATGGATGACTGCCGGGAGCGGATTGCAGCATTCCGAGATGTTTCCTTTATTAAAAAAGAATGAAACAAACACCCTTGAACTTTTTCAGATATGGCTAAATCTGCCGGGAGAAAAGAAATTTGTAAAGCCTGCATATAAAATGTTATGGGGAGAAGAAATTCCAATAATTGAATTAGCTGATGAAAACCACAAAAAAACATCGGTTGATATTATTGCCGGCAAAATCGGAAATATTTCCGCGCCGGAACCAACGCCCGATTCCTGGGCCTGCAATGACGAAAATGAGGTCGCCATCTGGCAAATTACAATGGATGAAAATGCTTCCTGGAAGATTCCTGTTTCAAAAGAAAAAATAAACCGTACACTGTATTTTTTTGAAGGAGATGTGATTCATTTAAACAATAAAAAAGTTGAATCAAATCATTTGTTGGAGTTGGACTCAACGCAGGAAATAACAATTCACAATGGAAATATCTCCGGCAGGTTATTGTTACTGCAAGGTAAGCCAATTAATGAACCTGTGGTACAATACGGGCCGTTTGTAATGAATTCAGAACAAGAGATTAAGCAGGCTTTTTCCGATTACAAAAAAACACAGTTTGGAGGCTGGCCGTGGCCTGAAACGGGAATGGTACACGGCAGAGAACGCGGACGTTTTGCCAAAATGGAAAATGGTGAAGAAATTCAAAAAGACTAA
- a CDS encoding FRG domain-containing protein has protein sequence MTCTITSNDTVIKSWTQLVDEVYHDAWKPQMGRFRSDYAFRGLSDCSYQLKSSFLRSCGEHPELEYHILRNFRKYARTSEPSLTNTQLRSLVLAQHHGLPTRLLDWTYSPFIAMHFATSNTEHYDIDGVIWKVDFVKVNRLIPEPLKILLEQEKCNAFTVEMLESEFSNVQKFDEEIGHGNVLFFEPPSIDDRIVNQFALFSIMSNPISILDDWLTNHPDVYRRIIIPARLKWEVRDKLDQANITERVLFPGLDGLASWLKRHYQPKSI, from the coding sequence ATGACCTGTACAATAACATCAAACGACACGGTAATTAAAAGCTGGACACAACTGGTTGACGAAGTATACCACGATGCATGGAAACCTCAGATGGGAAGATTCAGAAGCGATTATGCATTTCGGGGCCTGTCGGATTGCAGTTACCAGTTAAAAAGCAGTTTTTTAAGAAGCTGCGGAGAACATCCTGAACTCGAATATCATATCCTGAGAAATTTTCGCAAATATGCGCGAACAAGCGAACCAAGCTTAACAAACACACAACTTCGCTCACTTGTATTGGCACAACATCACGGATTGCCCACCCGCCTGCTCGATTGGACCTACTCCCCTTTTATTGCCATGCATTTTGCAACATCGAATACTGAACATTACGACATTGACGGAGTGATTTGGAAAGTAGATTTTGTTAAAGTGAACCGGTTAATTCCAGAGCCGTTAAAAATCCTTCTGGAGCAGGAAAAATGTAATGCTTTTACTGTTGAAATGTTGGAATCGGAATTTTCCAATGTCCAAAAATTCGACGAGGAAATCGGCCACGGAAATGTGCTCTTTTTTGAACCTCCGTCCATTGACGACAGAATCGTAAACCAGTTTGCCCTTTTTTCCATTATGTCAAACCCAATCTCCATTCTCGATGATTGGTTAACAAACCACCCTGATGTATACCGCAGAATTATCATTCCGGCAAGATTAAAATGGGAAGTTCGTGACAAACTAGACCAGGCAAACATTACAGAACGTGTATTATTTCCGGGACTCGACGGTTTGGCAAGTTGGCTGAAAAGACATTATCAACCAAAAAGTATTTAA
- a CDS encoding ArnT family glycosyltransferase, protein MINKIHPLKIELFIVAVASLLFIPFLGGVHLFDWDEINFAEAAREMIVTKNYLTVQINFLPFWEKPPLFIWIQVLSMKMFGINEFASRFPNAVCGVLTLLVIFKIGRKIHNNLFGLLWVLAFAGSVLPFFYFKSGIIDPWFNLFIFLGVYFLILYSSPENTKRKQNIFFAATFAGFAILTKGPVGFLLIAITAGVFLILVRFKVKVKITEVLLYFLALALVGGSWFIVQILTGHYDTVVEFIVYQIRLFQTKDAGHGGFFAYHFVVLFFTVFPTSILALKSFKRENINDDFHRLMKKWMLILFWVVLILFSIVKTKIVHYSSLAYFPLTFLAANFVYRASENKQIWKKWISGLLIFVAVLFALPVIMLPFVDKVKNEIIAKNWIHDQFTVGNLQATAHWNGFEFIPGIFLVASVILILIRIPKTDVLKRAIYLWGTTLIFTFFVITLVVPKVEKYSQNALIEFFKSHAEEDVYLKNIYFRSYATYFYGETTPPQNKNFYNENWLLTGDIDKDVYFVTKIHRAQRLEEYQDIKKIGEKNGFVFFKREAK, encoded by the coding sequence ATGATAAATAAAATCCATCCACTAAAAATAGAATTGTTTATTGTTGCCGTAGCATCATTACTATTCATTCCTTTTCTGGGGGGCGTTCATCTTTTCGATTGGGATGAAATTAACTTTGCCGAAGCTGCCCGTGAAATGATTGTTACCAAAAATTACCTGACAGTTCAAATCAATTTTCTTCCTTTTTGGGAAAAACCCCCGCTTTTTATCTGGATTCAGGTTCTTTCAATGAAAATGTTTGGAATAAACGAATTTGCATCACGATTTCCAAATGCAGTTTGCGGCGTGCTTACTTTGCTGGTCATTTTTAAGATAGGCCGAAAAATTCACAATAATCTGTTTGGACTTTTGTGGGTACTCGCATTTGCTGGCTCTGTCCTTCCTTTTTTCTATTTTAAATCGGGAATTATTGATCCCTGGTTTAACTTGTTTATTTTTCTCGGAGTTTATTTTCTCATCTTATATTCTTCTCCGGAGAATACAAAAAGAAAACAAAACATTTTTTTTGCCGCCACTTTCGCCGGATTTGCGATTTTAACAAAAGGGCCCGTTGGATTTTTACTGATTGCGATCACAGCAGGAGTTTTTTTGATTCTTGTCAGATTTAAAGTGAAGGTAAAAATCACTGAAGTTTTGCTTTACTTTTTGGCTTTAGCGCTGGTCGGAGGCTCATGGTTTATTGTTCAGATTTTAACAGGTCATTACGATACGGTGGTTGAATTTATTGTATATCAAATCAGACTGTTTCAGACCAAAGATGCCGGACATGGTGGTTTTTTTGCTTATCACTTCGTAGTGCTTTTTTTCACTGTCTTTCCCACATCAATTTTGGCATTAAAATCATTCAAAAGAGAAAACATCAACGATGATTTTCACCGTTTAATGAAAAAATGGATGCTCATTCTGTTTTGGGTCGTCCTTATTCTTTTTTCCATTGTAAAAACAAAAATTGTTCATTACTCTTCCCTCGCCTATTTCCCGTTGACATTTTTGGCAGCCAACTTTGTTTACCGTGCTTCAGAAAATAAACAAATCTGGAAGAAATGGATTTCCGGATTATTAATTTTTGTTGCTGTGCTATTTGCCCTCCCGGTCATCATGCTCCCTTTTGTCGATAAAGTCAAAAACGAAATTATAGCAAAAAACTGGATTCACGATCAGTTTACTGTTGGAAACCTTCAGGCAACAGCACACTGGAATGGTTTTGAATTTATCCCCGGAATTTTTCTGGTTGCTTCGGTCATCCTTATTTTAATTCGGATTCCTAAAACCGATGTGCTAAAACGCGCCATCTATTTGTGGGGAACAACACTCATTTTTACATTTTTTGTTATTACACTGGTCGTGCCCAAAGTGGAAAAATATTCACAAAATGCCTTGATCGAATTTTTCAAATCCCATGCAGAAGAAGATGTTTATTTAAAAAATATTTATTTCCGATCGTATGCTACCTATTTTTATGGTGAAACAACACCGCCGCAAAATAAAAATTTCTACAATGAAAACTGGCTTTTAACCGGCGATATTGATAAGGACGTTTATTTTGTAACCAAAATTCACCGTGCCCAAAGGCTGGAAGAATATCAGGATATAAAAAAGATCGGAGAAAAAAACGGATTTGTATTTTTTAAGCGGGAGGCAAAGTAA
- a CDS encoding tetratricopeptide repeat protein yields MRIEKYIAIIGILALASCSGPKSLTSFKDNAENAALQGNHNLAVESWQQYFNQQPAEEINGASYAKAAQSAFQVGNNELAVNWFDQARYKNFSSAEMYASLAKIFRTEDNLSKELSALEFYTENFNENLSEINARLFEIYYEIEMFDRALTVWDKLEQTSKNELANQEKFFQINLEKKNTEVCDSLSLVILEKDSQNIEALEWNAKKFYVKAENRYKEEMEKYNKNKTTKQYRILLEELEKVTADFKKALPFFEKLWEINPEEKYAGYMANIYARFGNEEKSNYYKKYLN; encoded by the coding sequence ATGAGAATAGAAAAATATATAGCAATCATTGGCATCCTTGCATTGGCATCCTGTAGCGGGCCCAAATCGTTAACTTCTTTTAAAGATAATGCTGAAAATGCAGCTTTACAGGGAAATCATAATCTTGCAGTAGAAAGCTGGCAACAGTATTTTAACCAACAACCTGCTGAAGAAATAAATGGTGCATCTTATGCAAAAGCAGCACAATCAGCTTTTCAGGTTGGCAATAATGAACTTGCTGTAAACTGGTTTGACCAGGCACGGTATAAGAATTTTTCAAGTGCAGAAATGTATGCATCACTTGCTAAAATATTTCGTACAGAAGATAATCTTTCAAAAGAATTAAGTGCTCTGGAGTTTTATACTGAAAATTTTAATGAAAACCTGAGTGAAATCAATGCCCGCCTTTTTGAGATTTACTATGAAATAGAAATGTTTGATAGGGCGCTTACAGTCTGGGATAAATTGGAGCAAACTTCAAAGAATGAACTGGCAAATCAGGAGAAATTTTTTCAAATAAACCTGGAAAAAAAGAACACGGAAGTGTGCGATTCTCTTTCATTGGTTATTCTTGAAAAAGATTCACAGAATATTGAAGCTTTAGAGTGGAATGCCAAAAAGTTTTACGTGAAAGCTGAAAATCGTTACAAAGAGGAAATGGAAAAATACAATAAAAATAAAACCACCAAACAATATCGAATTTTATTAGAAGAACTGGAAAAGGTTACCGCCGATTTTAAAAAAGCGTTGCCTTTTTTTGAAAAACTCTGGGAAATAAATCCTGAAGAAAAGTATGCAGGTTATATGGCCAATATTTATGCCCGTTTTGGGAATGAGGAAAAATCGAACTATTACAAAAAATATCTAAATTAA